Part of the Lolium rigidum isolate FL_2022 chromosome 6, APGP_CSIRO_Lrig_0.1, whole genome shotgun sequence genome, GACTTATTTTTTTATTGAAGTCCaaaatttagttctttttcaGGGAAATTCGAAATCACTGACCAAATTCGGCCGGAACCTTTCAGCCCACTCGTTCCAGTACAATGCCACCGGACTTGGTGCgggtttgttcaaaaaaaaaaaagacttggTGCGGGTCAGCAAGAGAGAGACACAGAGACCGACCCGACCAAAATTCCCCATAGGTTTCCTCTCGCGGCCGGCTTCCGCCACCATGGACGGCGATGGCCATCTCGATTCCGAAAGATGGCTTGATTTCCCCCCTCGTGGTGTGCGCGGTTTCGCCGTCGGCGGTCAGCCCGTCTCGTGGTTAGCGAGACGCAAGTCACGCATCCGTAGAAAGACTTCCCGCAAAACTGGGTGAGCTTTCGCCACTTCTCCATCAATTTCACAGCCCGTTCCGCAATTCTTTAGGGTAATAAGAAACTTTGCTGGGAATTGAATGTACATCCACAAATTGCAGGTGTTTTTATAGCTCGAGCGATATGGTTCTAGTTGAAAAATGCTAGATTGCTAGTGTATTCTGTATCAGCTTGATGAATTATTATATTCGTTCTTTATCGAAATGAAAGTTTACAGAGAAAGGCAAAAGCAGACCTTTTGAAATTGGACAGCATTCCAGATTTCCAATTCTTTTGCTTTGGAGAGATATATGCACTTGCACAGTGCTACTTAACAATAATTCATTAAATGTGTATAGCACAACCTTCTGGGAGGTGGTGTTTTCCGGACAACTTATGTGCCAATatagaatgtctagatgtacatgcagaatttaatttcaatttttttgacattttgaatTGTGTTTTCACACAATAGGTTCATATACAGTTATGCACCCGTGACCCAAATTGCATCTCCCAACCTTCTGCTATATATTTGCCTTTACAAGTGAACTAAAGGATGTACCTCGAAATCCACTTTAAACCATGAGCAGGAGGGAAGCCTTTGTCTTGTTGTAACTTCAAATCTTAACCTCAACAGGTCATCTAGAACTCCAGTAGCTGGAACCACAACTCGTGTTCGACAGAGTGTTCTATATTCAAATCTTCCTAGGCGATCTGGAGGCAGACGAGGACGAGAATTATCACAAGAATTACTACCGTAAGTCATCTGGGTTATTTCAGGTGTTGTATGTCTGCCTATTCCACCAGAAGTTCAAATCATATTTGTTTCGGCTATTATTTGCACTGGTCTTCTCACAGAGGAAATAGTATGTCCTAAATATCTGACCATGAATATTGACTGATAAACATGTTCCGATCAGGGTTGAGGAGCATGCTGGTGAGGTTAGCAGCAGTGACAGTGAGAGCTCTACACCTGAAGTTCTGCCAGAACTCAAGGCGCTAGGGCTGACTGGCACGCCTCCTAAATTCGAGATATCACCCTGTTGGTATGGCCGTAAGCCCATAACTATTTCTGATTAACCCAGTTAGGGTTTGTTGAAATGGATACTTGCTATTACCGATAGTATTCTTTCATATGCTCTTCACATCATGCATAGTTTAAGACAGTTCATACCAAAACAAATTGCTAGGTAGGTAATCATCAATATAACCTCTTATTGTGTTGATATCTGTTGCTCTAGGTCAAACTATTGTGCTGACGATGCTAGCGGCAGCGAGAGTGACTCTGAAATTGTTGAGGAGAGCAAGCCCAAAGAAGAATCAGATCTTGATATGTACGTATGATTTTGCTGTCTGATGGTCTTGACTTGTATTCTATTGTTTGTAACTTTTAAGTCTTAAATGCATTTAAATAAATAATGCAAGATGTCCCAAAGCGCTAAAACTTTACCTGTTTATACATGCCTCATATAACCAAAATTGGAAAGCATCAGCCCAGCATGCCAAAAGTGTGGTGTGGGGACCACCAAATGTATGCGACATAAACGATACTGTTGACATCCTAATTTGTGGGTTGAGTGTTTTCACTCTGTACCTAGTTAGATATAGTCATAAAGCACAAAATTATTCACCACGACCAGAGTGTTTCGGTTCATTTACAGTAATTGTGCTTTGTATTACTTCAGATGGATAAATTCACTAGCTCAAAAGTATTTAGCCTTTGATTTATTTCGTACTTTTAACCATACGTGCATGCATTTCTTTAGAGAGGAGGAGCGGCGAGAActggagaagtactttgaagagaATACATGCAGCACTTTCCGTGAAACGTGTGTTATGCTTCGTGACATTGAGCGTGCCAGACTAGCCGCCAAGAAGGATAAAATGTCAGCTGCTCGGCGTGCCGATATCATTGCCCGAGCTCCCTACTTCCTTGAGGAGCGACAGAAACTTCAGGCAAGGGAACAAGCTTCAAGGGAGGAAGCGGCCATGCAGATTTTGCTACGTCGACAACCAAGGTGAATTTTATCTCCTGCAATTCTTATTGTGTTAGCAATCCTCTCTTTTACTGATAACTGGCACTACTTTAATCTTCTCTAAGCATTTTATTCTGTGTCGCTAAAAATTTAGCTTGAATGCATGCATAAGATTGAAAATTTAGGTTTCTTATAAGGACTTTCAGTAATTTAATGTTTGGTCTGCATAGAATAAAAGTCACATTGTGGGCCTTGTCAGGCCAATTCATTAGTTCCTAAACCCTGAAACTGCACAGTCATGCCACTAAAGTTGTTTGGAAGCTTAAACAACATGAAGCTGGGTCTGACCACTGACGTTGCCTGTTGACCAATGCCAGCATTACCTAACTATAACCCCTCATAATATGCAGAGTTATAAATTTTCAATTGCCCATGCTAAACATTGATATTACCCCTGTATCTTACTGTtagtttttggaataagaagTATTTATCATTTGTGTTCCTTATTTAGCAAAATGGAAGAAAGCATATTGATAGTATTTAGGCATTGTCTATCCTCTAGAGCGTAGTGTCTTTCCATATTCAATTTCTAAGATGCTGACAGGGGTCACCGGTCACGGGTTCAATTTCTAAGATGCTGACAGGGGTCACAGGCCCATACGAGTATATGATTGACACAAAATTTCTAAGCGAGCAGTACCTATGCCACACATAGGTGTTTTCAACCCCATAGCATACATATATCTAGTTAATTCACTCTCCTTTCGGTGTTGTGTGGTTCTTATCACGTGCATGTAGGTTTTGAAAGCTTCATTAATCACTGAACATGTTGTCATCAACTCACCATATTCTGGCTTCTACTAGCTCTACCTTGTGCTTCTTCAGAAACTACATTTTAATTTGGTTGTGCGTACAGGCGGGGAGTTTCTGACAAAGAGATTATTCAAAATGCGAGGAAATGGATGAgtaaggaggtgatggtggctttCGAAGAATACAAAAAAAGAAGTCCCACTCTCGCGGTAAGTAAAAGCttgttatttttgtattttttaaacaacaaggaagTGACCAATTAACTTGTTACTAACAAGGATCTCTATTTGGCTTTAGGGACATGACTGCCAACTAGTGGAACTTGGCCACCAATGTTTCAATGTGGAAAATTATTGCAATGTTTTCCACCACTTCAACTTCAAAGTGAAGATTGAGAACCCTATCACAAATGTTTCCCGTGTGTCAGTATTTTTTGCTGAATTAAGAGAGATGTTTGGGCAAAAATATTATTTCTGCTCTCCTCTGGAATCAGACAGTGAAAATGGTACTAATCCTTGTCTTTATGAATCAAACAGTGAAATATTCCTAGTTCTCTTATAAGAGTCTTCCTGGTTAACTTCTTTCAGGCCAGTGTTGTGCTTGCAGTAGCCAAGGAATGGAGGTTCTGCAACATCCAGCCACAGGTGGATATTTCAGGGGCTCGACAGGTTCCGCATTCCCTTACATGTACATGGAAGATGATGTCTATAACGATTAGCGGGGTTGTTGAATCTTTATTCAGAGTTGGGTGTGGTTGGTGCATGCGAGCCAAGTAGTCCAGGCAGCAGATGCAATAATCTACAGGGTGATTTATTTTCACCTGTTGAACTAGTAGTACCTTTTGTTGTTGCTGTTCTGTGTCTGTGATACTGACATGCTGGTTTTGTTTATGTAGTGAGCATTTTCTTTGTATACAAATCTGTAACCATGATCAATATTTCTGGTAATGGAACTAGTTCAGTAGTACACTCCAACAGAATACACAACGAGATTCTTTGTGCTAATGGACAACACCTGTtctgaaagaaaagaaaaaaagctaATAACCCAGGCTTCAATTGCTCGGATTTGAAAGAAAAACAGCAGTTTTTTTGGTCGCTCAATTAGATCAAGCGAGCAATTGCAGCTAAGGAACCATCTGCATAGTAAGCTAACGCAAATGAATCGTTCTCTTCTTGTCCATCTCGCTCATCTCCTTCTCCCGCAAATTCCTAGAACCGCGCCGCAACTGCTGTGCCTTCCAAGATCCCGGCCACCCATGAATTGAGGTCAACGATGCAGCTTTATCGTTCCTCAAACTTCTCCATTTCAATTTTCAAATTCGTTCCCAATCAAATAGCCATTTGGGAATTGGGATTAGATCGAGAAAGGTAAAGGTGTGCTCGCGGCTTGCCCTTTCCATCGCTCCTCAACCCACTCTTAACTAGTTCTTCTATCGAATTTAATATGCTTTACTATGCACTTTTTAGGTGATTGTCTAATATTACTTTTCTTGCACTTTTTAGGTGATTGCTGCTTTCTGGTTCTTTCTGAAATAGGAAATTGCGGTGGCTTGATCGAGACAAGTAATTACTAGGTCCTGTCATTTTAGAGCCAAAAGTTAGTATGCGCTTTCATTTTCAGTGTTAAAAGATTATGAATTTCTACTACTATGTACtcgataataatatttttttttgacATAATGTACTCAATAATAATATATTCAGTTTCTTTAGCTTGAAATATAGTGTTTTAATAATTTATGCGAATAGGCCCCTTGCTGTCATTTTGCACCTGGGCCCTGTATAAGTATGGGCCGGCCCTGCATGTGGTCTCAAGCAAACTTCATAAGCCTTAATTAGGACGAAACTAAACCTGATCAATCATATgttcacaaaaaaaaactgat contains:
- the LOC124666248 gene encoding uncharacterized protein LOC124666248 isoform X2; this translates as MDGDGHLDSERWLDFPPRGVRGFAVGGQPVSWLARRKSRIRRKTSRKTGSSRTPVAGTTTRVRQSVLYSNLPRRSGGRRGRELSQELLPVEEHAGEVSSSDSESSTPEVLPELKALGLTGTPPKFEISPCWSNYCADDASGSESDSEIVEESKPKEESDLDIEEERRELEKYFEENTCSTFRETCVMLRDIERARLAAKKDKMSAARRADIIARAPYFLEERQKLQAREQASREEAAMQILLRRQPRRGVSDKEIIQNARKWMSKEVMVAFEEYKKRSPTLAGHDCQLVELGHQCFNVENYCNVFHHFNFKVKIENPITNVSRVSVFFAELREMFGQKYYFCSPLESDSENVLCLQ
- the LOC124666248 gene encoding uncharacterized protein LOC124666248 isoform X1, whose product is MDGDGHLDSERWLDFPPRGVRGFAVGGQPVSWLARRKSRIRRKTSRKTGSSRTPVAGTTTRVRQSVLYSNLPRRSGGRRGRELSQELLPVEEHAGEVSSSDSESSTPEVLPELKALGLTGTPPKFEISPCWSNYCADDASGSESDSEIVEESKPKEESDLDIEEERRELEKYFEENTCSTFRETCVMLRDIERARLAAKKDKMSAARRADIIARAPYFLEERQKLQAREQASREEAAMQILLRRQPRRGVSDKEIIQNARKWMSKEVMVAFEEYKKRSPTLAGHDCQLVELGHQCFNVENYCNVFHHFNFKVKIENPITNVSRVSVFFAELREMFGQKYYFCSPLESDSENGQCCACSSQGMEVLQHPATGGYFRGSTGSAFPYMYMEDDVYND